From Caretta caretta isolate rCarCar2 chromosome 3, rCarCar1.hap1, whole genome shotgun sequence, a single genomic window includes:
- the GJE1 gene encoding gap junction epsilon-1 protein, with protein sequence MGRPNNTTPGLRLLRPPTVIGQFHTLFFGSVRMFFLGVLGFAVYGNEALHFSCEPDKREVNLFCYNQFRPITPQVFWALQLVTVLVPGAMFHLYAACRNIDQEDILQKPTYTVFYILSVLLRIVLEVVAFWLQSHLFGFQVNPLYRCDAGALDKKFNITRCMVPEHFEKTIFLIAMYTFTVITVVLCVAEIFEILCRRLGFLNNQ encoded by the exons ATGGGGCGCCCCAACAACACCACGCCGGGGCTGCGGCTG CTCAGGCCTCCAACAGTGATTGGTCAGTTCCATACCCTTTTCTTTGGCTCAGTTCGAATGTTTTTCCTTGGAGTTCTGGGCTTTGCAGTTTATGGAAATGAGGCCTTGCATTTCAGCTGTGAACCAGACAAGAGGGAGGTTAATCTCTTCTGTTACAACCAGTTCAGGCCTATAACTCCTCAG GTATTCTGGGCATTACAGCTAGTGACGGTTCTGGTACCTGGAGCAATGTTTCATCTTTATGCTGCATGTAGAAACATCGATCAGGAAGATATCCTCCAAAAGCCCACCTATACTGTTTTTTATATCCTCTCTGTTCTGTTAAGGATTGTCCTTGAAGTTGTGGCTTTTTGGCTTCAAAGTCATCTCTTTGGCTTCCAAGTGAACCCACTCTACAGGTGTGATGCAGGAGCCCTTGACAAAAAGTTTAATATTACCAGATGCATGGTGCCAGAACACTTTGAAAAGACAATTTTCCTCATTGCTATGTACACTTTTACTGTGATTACAGTGGTGTTGTGTGTTGCTGAGATTTTTGAGATATTATGTAGGAggctgggttttttaaataatcaatgA